TATGAAATTATAACCGAATTTACAGACAGAGAAATTACGCAGGGCGATCTTTATATTATCCCAAATGACAGAGATTTGGTTCGTGTAATTGAAAGTGCCAGAGATCAACATTTGAAACTCGGAATTGATTTTGGAATTATATCTTATAATGAAACGCCGCTAAAAAAGATCGTAGCAAACGGAATCACAACAATTTCTACGCATTTTGAAACAATGGGAAAAATTCTGGCCGAAATGGTTCTTAAAGGAAATAAAGAACAAATCGAAAATAAGTTTTCTTTGATTATCCGTAATTCTTTGTAATAAGCAGTTTTGTATTTTTTTTAGGAGCTAATCCCGCTATACATTACAATCTTTTATGGCGAACCCCGCCATAAAAGGATTTCCACTTCTATCGGGGCTAGGGCTGACATTTTCATAAGAATGTTTGTCATTTCGACGAAGGAGAAATCTTCGCAAGTAACTCCATAACGAAAATCCAATCTTTGTCGAATTTCGAGTGTGATTTCTCCTTTGTCGAAATGACAATATTGCGTTTAAGCTTTGTGTCTTTGTGTGATTAATTTTATTTCTACTAACATTTAATCTCTCCGAGATATTAACTCCGCTAGGAGTTAAATGTTGGTAGAAATTAGATTGTCACATCCTCGAAAAAATGTCCCGTAGGGACTTAATCTGTTTGCTTTAATCCCAAATTACGGTATCAAAAACTTTTTTTGTTTTTGTGGAATTATTTTACATACATTTGTAAATGTAAATTTTACACTTATTATTTGATTTGATTCTGTTTTGACTTTTTAGAACTGTTTCTATATGAAATTCAGCTACAAACAAATAAAATTACGCTATTAAACCAACCAAAAAGATTACCTGGAAATGAACAACAAAATAGACCAATCAGCCGCAGATAACATACGCGCTTTAGCCATTTCGATGGTCGAGAAAGCAAATTCCGGTCATCCCGGAGGTTCGATGGGCGGCGCCGATTTCATGCACATTTTATATTCTGAATATTTAAAATTCGATCCAACAGACATGCATTGGATTTTTAGAGACCGATTTTTTATGGATGCCGGACATCTTTCGGCTTTAATGTATGCTCAATATCATTTGCTGGGAAATTACGAAAAATCAGATTTAGAAAACTTCAGACAATGGGGTTCTGTAACGCCTGGACATCCTGAAATTGATGTAAAAAGAGGTATCGAAAACACTTCGGGACCATTAGGACAAGGACATGCAATGGGAGTTGGAGCAGCAATTGCTGCAAAGTTTTTATCGGCAAGATTTGAGAATTTATTCGATCATAAAATTTATGGTTTCATAACTGACGGAGGAGTTCAGGAAGAAATTTCGCAAGGAGCCGGACGTATTGCAGGACATTTAGGATTGAACAATTTTATCATGTTTTATGATTCAAATGATGTTCAGCTTTCTTCAATGACAGATGAGGTTACGACCGAAAATACGGCAATGAAATACGAATCCTGGGGATGGAAAGTGATCACGATTGATGGTCATAATCATGCTCATATTCGTTCAGCATTAAACGCAGCGCACGCCGAATTAGAGCGACCAACTCTAATTATCGGAAGAACAATTATGGGAAAAGGTTGCGTTACCGCCGATGGAACGATGTATGAAGGACAATGCGAATTGCACGGAAAACCAATTGGAGCGACAAAAGCAGATTTTGAAAAAACGTTATTGAATTTAGGTGCAAATCCAGAAGATTCATTTGCAGTTTATGAAGATGTTGCAGCTCATTATAAAACAATTTTAGCACAAAAAACAAAAGAAGCTTCAGAAAGAAAAACGCAAATTTTGGCTTGGGAAAATCAAAATCAAAAATTAGCCGAAAAGATAAAACAGTTCTTTAATGGCGATTTACCAGCTTTAGATTTTAGTGCAGTTGTTCAAAAAGCAAATGCTGCAACGCGAGATGCTTCGGCGGCAGTTTTAGGATATTTGGCTGAGAATGTAGAGAACATGATTGTGTCTTCTGCCGATTTATCGAATAGTGATAAAACAGATGGTTTCTTGAAAAAATCATCCGTTTTGCAAAAGAATAATTTCAGCGGAGGATTTCTACAAGCGGGAGTTGCCGAATTAACAATGGCTGCAATCGCCAACGGAATCGCGCTTCATGGCGGAGTTATTCCGGTTGTGGCTACTTTTTTTGTGTTTTCAGATTATATGAAACCGGCAATTCGTTTGGCAGCAATTCAGGAACTTCCCGTAAAATATGTCTGGACACATGATTCTTTTCGCGTAGGCGAAGATGGTCCAACGCACCAACCAATTGAGCAAGAAGCACAGATAAGATTATTAGAAAAAATCAAAAATCATTCAGGCGATCAAAGTTTATTAGCGCTTCGTCCTGCTGATGCTGTTGAAACTTCTGTGGCGTGGCAAATGGCATTAGAAAATAAAAAAACACCAACAGGATTAATTCTTTCGAGACAAGATATTAAAGATCTTCCAACAAATGGAAATTCAAGATTTGAAGAAGCAACGCAGGCTAAAAAAGGCGGTTATTTGGTAAAAGAAACTCAAGATCCAGATATTACTTTAATTGCAAACGGATCTGAAGTAGCAACACTTATTGAAGCCGCAAACGAACTGGAGCAAATCATTAAAATAAAAATAAATGTAGCTTCAATTATTTCAGAAGGACTTTTTAGATCACAATCTGGAGAATATCAGGAAAGCGTTATTCCAAATAATGCTTTAGTTTTTGGACTTACGGCGGGACTTCCTGTTAATCTCGAAAATTTGGTTGGAAGTAAAGGACAAGTATTTGGATTGGATCATTTTGGATATTCGGCTCCAGCTTCTGTTTTAGATCAGAAATTTGGATTTACCAGTAAAAATGCCTGCGAAGAAATTCTTAAATATTTAGAAAAAAATAATTATAACATATCAAAATAATAGAAAGACATGAAATTTTTTATAGATACAGCAAACTTAAAAGATATTAAAGAAGCCAATGATTTAGGCGTTTTAGATGGTGTAACCACAAATCCTTCATTGATGGCAAAAGAAGGAATTACAGGCGCACAAAATATTTTAGACCATTACGTAAAAATTTGCGAATTGGTAGACGGCGATGTTAGTGCCGAAGTTATCTCAACAGATTTTGACGGAATGATTGCCGAAGGTGAAAAACTAGCCGCTTTACATCCGCAGATTGTGGTGAAAATCCCGATGATAAAAGATGGTGTAAAAGCGATTAGATATTTTGCAAATAAAGGAATCAGAACCAATTGTACTTTGGTATTTTCTGCTGGTCAGGCTTTATTGGCTGCAAAAGCCGGAGCAACTTATGTGTCGCCATTTATTGGTCGTCTGGATGATGTTTCGACTGACGGAATGGTTTTAATCGAAGATATTAGATTGATTTATGATAATTATGGTTTTGAAACTCAAATTCTGGCAGCTTCAGTTCGTAATGTAATGCACATTATTAATTGTGCAAAAACCGGTTCTGATGTAATTACTGGACCATTAAGTGCAATCGAAGGTTTATTAAAACATCCGTTAACGGATATTGGTTTGGCAACTTTCCTTGCAGATTATAAAAAAGGAAATAGCTAGATTATAATTTTTCTGCCACAGATTACACAGATTAACACAGATTTTTTTAATCATTTTAATCCTTTAATCTGTGGCATTAAACAGAACAATTTGTTAGTTTTTAATAGTAGTTTTATTGAAGAAAAAACCCTGAGAGTTTGTGGCTTTCAGGGTTTTGTTTTTTATAAAGGTTTTCCTGTTCAAAAAAAGAAAATCTGTGTAAATCCGTTTAATCGGTAAAAATCCGCGGGCTAAACTTTACAAATTCAATACAAAATCATTCAATAATTTCTCTTCGTATTTTTCTTTGTTGAAAGTATACAAATAAGATCCTTTACGAGAAGATTGCATATCTTTTTCTTCCAGTTTATTCAGGATTTCCAGAGAATTAATTTTACTGATGAAGTTTCTCTTGTCTAATTCCTTGCTTAAAATCGCTTCATACAATTCTAATAATTGGCGCATTGTGAATTTCTCAGGCAACAATTCAAAGCCAATAGGTTTTATTGAAGTTCTGTAACGCAATCTTCTAATCGCGTGATCTACCATTTCGTTATGGTCAAAAATTAAGTTCGGAGCATCGGCAACACTGAACCATTGTGCGTGATAATTTTTTATTAATTCGGCATTATGGTTTTCGATATTAATCAATGCATAATAAGAAACCGAAATGGTTCTTTCGACAGGATCACGATCGATTTCGCTGTAAGCATATAACTGCTCCATATAAATATCGTTCAAACCTGTATATGTATTCAAAATTCTAATAGCAGCGTTATCTAATACTTCGTCACGTTTTAAGAAACCACCAATTAAGGACCATTTTCCTTTTTCGGGTTCGAAATCTCTTTTGATCAAAAGTATTTTTAAACCTTCATTATCGAATCCGAAAATGATGCAATCTACTGCTAATAAAGCTTTGTCTGCAGAGCTATAACTGTTTAGCATATGTTTGTTTTTATTGGTAAATATATAAACTTCCTAATTCGTTTCATAATTTTATTAATGTATAATATACACTTAAATTAATATAGCGATAAAGTAGTGTTAAAAAGAGAAGCTTTTAAGTGGGGAAAAATCATAAATTTTCTTTTTTCAATCGTTTTCGAGACAAAATTAAGTTGTTTTTCAGAATAAAAGGTAAAATCGCCATCAAAATTTAGTAAAGTAAACAAGATTTTTTTTACAAGATCATTCTTTTTTTGGTAGTAAAATAGTCATTAAAGTCTTCATTTTTAAGTTTTTTGATTTTTTTTTGAAACCTGAAAATTTTGATTAAAAAGTTGCTTTTTTGCTAAAAGTGTTGATTTTACACAAATTACATTCTAAAAAGGCTATTTTTTTGAAAAATATATTAATTTTTAAATGTTGTTTTCACACTTAATTTATGGGATGCGTTTTTTTTACTGCTTTTTTTTGCCATATTAATTTGTTTTTAAGGTTTTTTTTTAGTTAAATTTACAAATGTAAAATTAACACTTATAATTATACACTAACTAACTTAAATAAACCAGTATGATAACAAACCAACGATTATTTTTTTATTGCAATTTTTTATTGCCAAAAAAAGAATGGCTTTTAGCACTAATAATGCTAATATTTTCTGCTAATCAAATGTCGGCTCAAGGCAAAGTGATTAGCGGAGTTGTTACCTCGGCATCAGACAAATTGCCTTTGCCGGGAGTGAATATTATGATAAAGGGAACAAAAACAGTTGCAGTAACTGGTTTTGATGGAGAATATTCGATTAAAGCATCTCCAAATGATGTATTAATCTTTTCATTTATAGGATTTCAAAATAAAGAAATAGCAGTAAGTAATCAATCTAAAGTAGATGCAACACTAAGCGAAGACACTAATAAACTGAACGAAGTAGTAGTTATTGGTTACGGAACACAAAAGAAATCTGATTTAACAGGATCTGTAAGTGTTGTAAATCTTGAATCGGCCAAAAAAACGGTTACATACGATGCTGCAAAAATGCTTCAGGGACAAGTTCCGGGAGTTACTGTTCAATCTTCTGGAGAACCTGGAGGTTTTGTAAATATCAAAATTAGAGGTATAACTTCCTTCAGTAATAACAATCCTCTTTTTGTTATTGATGGTATTATGGTTGATGCTCCTTATGATTTTGCACCGGGAGAAATTGAATCTATGCAGGTTTTAAAAGACGCTTCTTCGGCAGCTATTTATGGTGTTCGTGGAGCAAATGGAGTTGTAATTATTACGACTAAAAAAGGAAAAGCAGGTAAATCTGAGGTTAAATTCAAATCTATCGTTGGACTTCAGAATGTAACTAAAAAATGGGATGTAACAGATCGTTTGGGATATCAGCAAATTACAAGCGAAGCAGAAAGAAACAGAGATATCAGAGCGGGTGTTCCGGTGAGTATTGCTCCTGGAAATGATCCTACAAGCCCCTCTTATATTACAAATGTAAACACAGACTGGCAAAAAGAAGCGTTACAAACTGGTGTTGTACAAAATCAGGCATTGACATTTACAGGCGGTGCAGAAAGCATTGCTTACAGCTTTAATATTGATTATTTCAAGAATACGAGTTATGTAAAAACGCCACAGGATTACGAGAGATTATCAACGAATTTGAATTTGAACGGTAAAAAAGGAAAATTCAAATATGGCGCAAAAATCGCTTATACACAATCTGATAAAGAGATTTTTAACGAATACAATGCAGGACAAACTGTAATTAGCGACATTTTGAATGCGGTACCGACGATGCCGGTTTATGATGCGAACAGACTTGGAGGTTACGGAGGTACAGACAATCTGACGCAAAGAGCGATCTCGATGAACCCAATTGGATATAACAATTTGATTACCAACAACGGAAAAAGAAACCGTTTTATAGGTGATGTTTGGGGAGAAATTGAGATTGTTAAAGGTCTTAAATATAAATTGGATGTGAGTTATGACAGAACGGATTGGGAAACCAGAAAATTTATTCCGCCAAGTGATTTAGGATGGTATTATATCACAACAAACGACGAAGCTTCATTAGATGTTAACACAGGAAATGAGTTAAGAACTTTCATGAATAATTTATTGACTTATGAAATTACTCTTGGAAAACACAAAATTGATGCTCTTGCAGGATGGATTCAGGAAAAAAGAGACCATCATGATTATTGGTCAAGAGGTGTAGGTTATAAACCGGGAGAAATCCCAATGCTTCAGTTTGCTGATGCGAGAAATGCAAGTGAGTATAAATTTACTATTACAGGAATATCATACATCACAAGATTAAATTATTCTTTTGATGACAGATACTTGTTGCAGGCAAACTTTAGACAAGACAGAACGTCGCTTTTCAGCGAAAAAAATAATTCAGCAAACTTCTACTCTTTCTCAGGAGGTTGGAAAATTAGCAACGAAAAGTTCTTGCATTTACCAAAATGGGTAAGCAATATCAAACTTAGAGGAGGTTACGGAACATTGGGTAACAATACAATTCCGCAATACTTCTTTGCTTCGACAGTAAACAGTTTTGCAGGTTACGATTTTAATAATGCACTTGCTCCGGGAACAACCGTGGTAGCAGCACTTGATCCTAATGTAAAATGGGAAAAAACAACCAGTAAAAACATTGCACTTGAATTAGGATTTTTTGACAATGACTTACAATTTACAGGAGAGTATTTTGTAAAAAAATCAACTGATTTATTATTGGGAGTTCCATTGCCATATTCTACAGGAGCAGTTCCGGCAAATATCACAACAAATGCAGGAGATATGGAAAATCATGGTTTTGAGTTTACAGCATCTTACAGCAATCATCATAATAAATTCAAATATGATATTTCTGGTAACGTAGGGACTTTAAGAAATAAAATAACAAAAATTGGTGTTAACGGAAACCCTATTTACGGAGCAGTTTCAAAAACAGAAGTTGGAAGATCAGCAGGAGAACTTTTTGCTTGGGAAGCGATTGGAATTTTTCAAAATGCAGCTGAGGTTGCAGCTTCGCCAAAACAAACTGGTGCAGCGCCTGGAGACGTAAAATTTAAAGATGTAAACGGTGACGGAATCATTACAGATGCTGACAGAACTTTTCAGGGAGTATCAATTCCTAAATATGGTTTTGGATTGAATTTCAGTGCTTCTTATGAGAATTTTGATTTTTCAATGTTCTGGCAAGGCAGCGGCGGAAATAAAGTTTTCAACGCAATGTACCGCAATTTAATGGCAGGACAATACGGAAATCACAGTACAGATGAGTTGAATTATTGGACTCCAACTAACACAAATACAAATGTTCCAGCTCCGGTTATTGGTGATCCAAATGGAAACGGCAGAGATTCTAACAGATTCATTGAAAGCGGTGATTATGTGAGATTGCAAACAATGGAACTTGGTTTTAATATTCCGATGAAAGATAAATTTATCCAAAAAGCAAGAGTATATCTTAATGGACAAAACTTGTGGACTATTACAAAATACAGTGGATATGATCCTGATTTTAATAGTGACGGATTAATTTCAAGAGGATATGATGCGGGATCTTTCCCTAATCCAAGAACAATTTCTCTAGGAGTAGAAGTAAATTTCTAAACCGGTTTAACCAATTAAAAACGTATTAAAATGAAATATAAAATATATAACTATATAGCAGTTTTCTTTTCACTGGCTTTGGTAACAACAAGCTGCGTTGATAATGAAGATTTGACCCAATTAGACCCAAATAACGATGCAGTCGATTCCTTCTGGAAAACAGATCAGGATGCACTTGAAGGAGTAAATGCAGCTTACGGAAGTTTATTGACTGATGGAACTTACATGAGAAGTACGCCATTATTATTAGACGCAAGATCAGATGATGCACGTACAAACAGCCCTTGGGGATCTATGTATAATGCAGGACATTTTAACTCAAATGTAGCCGATGCTTCAATTTACGGATGGGCTTTTGAAACTTATTATCAGGGAGTTTATCGTGCTAATCAGGTTTTGACAAATGTACCGGGAATTGAATTTGCAGACCAGGCACTTAAAAACAGAATATTAGGACAAGCGTATTTCTTAAGAGGATTATACTTATTTCATGCTGTAAACATGTTCAAAAATGTTCCGTTACCAACAGAATTAGCGGTTTATTATCCGCAAAAAACACAAGCAGAAGGTTGGGCACAAGTAATTGCCGATTTTAAAGCTGCTGCTGAATTATTGCCAACTTCATACAGTGGAATTTCTGGACTTGATGCAGGTCAAAAAGGACGCGCTACAAAAGGTGCAGCATTAGGATATTTAGGAAAAACATATTTGTTTATAAAGGACTTTACGAATGCAAAAACAACATTCAAACAAGTTATCGATTTAGGAGTTTACTCATTAGTTTCAAACTATCGCGACAATTTCACAACAGCAAACGAAAACAATTCAGAATCTCTTTTTGAAGTACAATTTAGCAGAGATGCAGGTGGAGTTGATTTAGGTTGGGGAGGAGTTCCGGCATCAGGTTGGGGAAAAACTTCGGCAAGAGCCATTACTTATGCACCAAGAGCTTTTGGATGGACAGATGTTCAGCCTTCATGGGCATTATTTAATGAATTTCATGACGAAAAAACGAAAACTGGAGAACTTGATCCACGTTTAGACGCTACAATATTTTATAATAAACCAGGCGGAATGAAATTATACGGACAAGATTTTGCTACTTTTTATGCTACTAGTCCGGGAGATTTAAACGATATATTCTGTAGAAAATACCAAAATTCAGATGGAGAATTTGCAAACGAATACGACTGGCGTTCAGGAATCAACGAACGTTTGTTGAGATACGCAGATATTCTTTTAATGTATGCAGAAACGCTAAACGAAACAGGAGATACTCAGGGAGCTTACGGATATATTCAAATGGTAAGAAACAGAGTTGGATTGCCGGATTTAGCAACAGTAAAACCAAATATGACTCAGGATCAAATGAGAGAACAAATTGGTCACGAAAGATTCTTGGAATTCCCTCTTGAAGGACACCGTTTTGATGATATTCGTCGTTGGGGATGGTTAGAAAACACTGCAAAATTAGCTTGGCTAAAAACAAGAGATGCCGAGTTTAATTCTTATACACCAGGAAGAGAATATTACCCAATTCCGCAATTAGAAATGGACAATAATCCGGGAACAAAACAGAATGACAGTTATTAAGTAATTGTTGATTAAGAATACATTGAATTAGTTAGAATCTTTAATATCATGTGAAGGCTTTAAATCTTCACATGATATTATCTTAAAAAATAGAATGCGATTACAATGAGATAATAATTAACACATTCACTAAAAATTATAACAAATGAAAACAATTACAAGTTTGGTTTTATTAGCAGTATTATTAGTAAGTTGTCAAAATGAAGATGTCATAAATCCTTCATCAGAGGGCGCAACTGCGGTTGCAGAAACTCAAAATTCTCAAATTAAAAGCTCAACAGCAAAAACAGTTACAGGAACCGTTCCTTCCCACGATCCAAGTACGATTGTAAAAAGCGGAGTCAATTATTACGTCTTTACAACAGGCGATAATATCCCAATGACCTATTCTACAAATTTAACAAGCTGGACTTGGGGAACATCAGTATTTACTTCAACTCCAAGTTGGATTACTGGATATGTTCCGGGATTTGTAAAAACATTCTGGGCGCCGGATGTTGCTTGGT
This genomic window from Flavobacterium sp. 9 contains:
- a CDS encoding transketolase; its protein translation is MNNKIDQSAADNIRALAISMVEKANSGHPGGSMGGADFMHILYSEYLKFDPTDMHWIFRDRFFMDAGHLSALMYAQYHLLGNYEKSDLENFRQWGSVTPGHPEIDVKRGIENTSGPLGQGHAMGVGAAIAAKFLSARFENLFDHKIYGFITDGGVQEEISQGAGRIAGHLGLNNFIMFYDSNDVQLSSMTDEVTTENTAMKYESWGWKVITIDGHNHAHIRSALNAAHAELERPTLIIGRTIMGKGCVTADGTMYEGQCELHGKPIGATKADFEKTLLNLGANPEDSFAVYEDVAAHYKTILAQKTKEASERKTQILAWENQNQKLAEKIKQFFNGDLPALDFSAVVQKANAATRDASAAVLGYLAENVENMIVSSADLSNSDKTDGFLKKSSVLQKNNFSGGFLQAGVAELTMAAIANGIALHGGVIPVVATFFVFSDYMKPAIRLAAIQELPVKYVWTHDSFRVGEDGPTHQPIEQEAQIRLLEKIKNHSGDQSLLALRPADAVETSVAWQMALENKKTPTGLILSRQDIKDLPTNGNSRFEEATQAKKGGYLVKETQDPDITLIANGSEVATLIEAANELEQIIKIKINVASIISEGLFRSQSGEYQESVIPNNALVFGLTAGLPVNLENLVGSKGQVFGLDHFGYSAPASVLDQKFGFTSKNACEEILKYLEKNNYNISK
- the fsa gene encoding fructose-6-phosphate aldolase: MKFFIDTANLKDIKEANDLGVLDGVTTNPSLMAKEGITGAQNILDHYVKICELVDGDVSAEVISTDFDGMIAEGEKLAALHPQIVVKIPMIKDGVKAIRYFANKGIRTNCTLVFSAGQALLAAKAGATYVSPFIGRLDDVSTDGMVLIEDIRLIYDNYGFETQILAASVRNVMHIINCAKTGSDVITGPLSAIEGLLKHPLTDIGLATFLADYKKGNS
- a CDS encoding NUDIX domain-containing protein; translation: MLNSYSSADKALLAVDCIIFGFDNEGLKILLIKRDFEPEKGKWSLIGGFLKRDEVLDNAAIRILNTYTGLNDIYMEQLYAYSEIDRDPVERTISVSYYALINIENHNAELIKNYHAQWFSVADAPNLIFDHNEMVDHAIRRLRYRTSIKPIGFELLPEKFTMRQLLELYEAILSKELDKRNFISKINSLEILNKLEEKDMQSSRKGSYLYTFNKEKYEEKLLNDFVLNL
- a CDS encoding TonB-dependent receptor — encoded protein: MITNQRLFFYCNFLLPKKEWLLALIMLIFSANQMSAQGKVISGVVTSASDKLPLPGVNIMIKGTKTVAVTGFDGEYSIKASPNDVLIFSFIGFQNKEIAVSNQSKVDATLSEDTNKLNEVVVIGYGTQKKSDLTGSVSVVNLESAKKTVTYDAAKMLQGQVPGVTVQSSGEPGGFVNIKIRGITSFSNNNPLFVIDGIMVDAPYDFAPGEIESMQVLKDASSAAIYGVRGANGVVIITTKKGKAGKSEVKFKSIVGLQNVTKKWDVTDRLGYQQITSEAERNRDIRAGVPVSIAPGNDPTSPSYITNVNTDWQKEALQTGVVQNQALTFTGGAESIAYSFNIDYFKNTSYVKTPQDYERLSTNLNLNGKKGKFKYGAKIAYTQSDKEIFNEYNAGQTVISDILNAVPTMPVYDANRLGGYGGTDNLTQRAISMNPIGYNNLITNNGKRNRFIGDVWGEIEIVKGLKYKLDVSYDRTDWETRKFIPPSDLGWYYITTNDEASLDVNTGNELRTFMNNLLTYEITLGKHKIDALAGWIQEKRDHHDYWSRGVGYKPGEIPMLQFADARNASEYKFTITGISYITRLNYSFDDRYLLQANFRQDRTSLFSEKNNSANFYSFSGGWKISNEKFLHLPKWVSNIKLRGGYGTLGNNTIPQYFFASTVNSFAGYDFNNALAPGTTVVAALDPNVKWEKTTSKNIALELGFFDNDLQFTGEYFVKKSTDLLLGVPLPYSTGAVPANITTNAGDMENHGFEFTASYSNHHNKFKYDISGNVGTLRNKITKIGVNGNPIYGAVSKTEVGRSAGELFAWEAIGIFQNAAEVAASPKQTGAAPGDVKFKDVNGDGIITDADRTFQGVSIPKYGFGLNFSASYENFDFSMFWQGSGGNKVFNAMYRNLMAGQYGNHSTDELNYWTPTNTNTNVPAPVIGDPNGNGRDSNRFIESGDYVRLQTMELGFNIPMKDKFIQKARVYLNGQNLWTITKYSGYDPDFNSDGLISRGYDAGSFPNPRTISLGVEVNF
- a CDS encoding RagB/SusD family nutrient uptake outer membrane protein; this translates as MKYKIYNYIAVFFSLALVTTSCVDNEDLTQLDPNNDAVDSFWKTDQDALEGVNAAYGSLLTDGTYMRSTPLLLDARSDDARTNSPWGSMYNAGHFNSNVADASIYGWAFETYYQGVYRANQVLTNVPGIEFADQALKNRILGQAYFLRGLYLFHAVNMFKNVPLPTELAVYYPQKTQAEGWAQVIADFKAAAELLPTSYSGISGLDAGQKGRATKGAALGYLGKTYLFIKDFTNAKTTFKQVIDLGVYSLVSNYRDNFTTANENNSESLFEVQFSRDAGGVDLGWGGVPASGWGKTSARAITYAPRAFGWTDVQPSWALFNEFHDEKTKTGELDPRLDATIFYNKPGGMKLYGQDFATFYATSPGDLNDIFCRKYQNSDGEFANEYDWRSGINERLLRYADILLMYAETLNETGDTQGAYGYIQMVRNRVGLPDLATVKPNMTQDQMREQIGHERFLEFPLEGHRFDDIRRWGWLENTAKLAWLKTRDAEFNSYTPGREYYPIPQLEMDNNPGTKQNDSY